In Rutidosis leptorrhynchoides isolate AG116_Rl617_1_P2 chromosome 2, CSIRO_AGI_Rlap_v1, whole genome shotgun sequence, one genomic interval encodes:
- the LOC139889438 gene encoding uncharacterized protein has product MDYSYLIFLYVINDSIMAIEGIKKTSLRSSQQPIGANSSKSTHFLGHLSRSYQYCPIYRSWNKVKPEKKNKLLKFLRTKFDIPPTADSWILQSYGRKMKNWRARVKDYFFDPSKPMEAQLKSPPLELTKRHWRRLLKYWTRDNVMEMIERNKANRAKKKLSQLTRKIVLQEFVSLGREPTRVDMFKECYSNGRGEGEAAHAFISNFIKEKMKKLTEKLGDGATDAPGPYDVFATIMGTAKNGTAEMYGLGVCSNHLWGAGPSRLAVNKENAQLMSKNAKLEDENARLKALVEKNNGPGVQNDSSRVHDNGSGVQRLRVGFNLIA; this is encoded by the exons ATggattattcgtatttgattttcttGTATGTTATTAACGATTCT ATTATGGCAATTGAAGGAATCAAAAAGACTTCCCTTAGATCCTCTCAACAG CCAATTGGTGCAAACAGTAGTAAATCTACCCATTTTCTTGGTCACTTATCGCGGAGTTACCAGTATTGTCCAATTTATAGATCGTGGAACAAAGTGAAACCCGAAAAAAAGAATAAGTTGCTGAAGTTCTTAAGG acAAAGTTTGATATTCCACCAACTGCTGATTCTTGGATACTCCAATCATATGGGCGCAAGATGAAAAATTGGAGGGCGAGAGTTAAGGACTATTTCTTTGACCCGTCTAAACCAATGGAGGCTCAATTAAAGTCACCACCTCTAGAACTAACCAAAAGACACTGGAGAAGACTTCTTAAATATTGGACCAGAGATAATGTGATG GAGATGATCGAAAGAAACAAAGCCAATAGGGCTAAAAAGAAGTTGTCACAATTGACGAGAAAAATAGTTTTGCAAGAATTC GTGAGTTTGGGAAGAGAACCAACTAGGGTGGATATGTTTAAGGAATGTTATTCAAATGGAAGAGGTGAAGGTGAAGCTGCTCATGCCTTTATAAGTAATTTTATAAAA GAAAAAATGAAAAAACTTACTGAGAAACTCGGTGATGGTGCAACTGATGCACCTGGACCATATGATGTTTTTGCCACGATAATGGGTACAGCTAAAAATGGTACTGCAGAAATGTATGGACTTGGTGTTTGCTCCAATCATTTGTGGGGTGCAGGACCTAGTCGATTAGCTGTTAACAAAGAAAATGCTCAGCTGATGTCTAAAAATGCAAAACTTGAAGATGAAAATGCAAGGTTAAAAGCCCTAGTGGAGAAGAATAATGGTCCGGGTGTTCAGAATGATAGTTCGCGTGTTCATGATAATGGTTCGGGTGTTCAACGTTTAAGGGTAGGTTTCAATTTAATAGCTTAA
- the LOC139889436 gene encoding putative F-box protein At1g67623, with protein MLVEILSRVGQNSSDQLFILKSVCKSFLKLSEDPLVFKRLSLDQWRLSPWGNPKLIYLFNLCTVFGNPTTIFRLVLISYFDAKYTELGLDFLKEASNSQLKEAVYVYGLIMFASHQIETKQNGLQLLNETFPPVLELVVAVRIKAFDLLR; from the coding sequence ATGCTTGTGGAAATTTTATctcgagttggtcagaattcatccgaCCAGTTGTTCATCCTTAAGTCGGTTTGCAAAAGCTTTTTGAAGCTTTCCGAAGATCCTTTGGTATTTAAAAGGCTTTCCTTAGATCAGTGGAGACTCTCACCTTGGGGAAACCCTAAATTGATTTATCTTTTCAATCTTTGTACGGTTTTTGGAAACCCTACTACGATTTTTCGCTTGGTTTTGATAAGTTATTTTGACGCTAAATACACCGAGTTAGGGCTTGATTTTTTAAAAGAAGCTTCGAACAGCCAACTTAAAGAGgctgtttatgtttatggtttgatTATGTTTGCCTCTCACCAAATAGAGACAAAGCAAAACGGTTTACAACTTTTGAATGAAACATTCCCACCAGTGCTGGAGTTGGTGGTAGCGGTGAGAATAAAGGCTTTTGATTTGCTGCGTTAA
- the LOC139889437 gene encoding uncharacterized protein — translation MDSTWMSLCRSSPAYKKGLDKFIERIFSKKGKDGHIYYPCIHCGNQKWVDRVQAKTYLLCDGFFEGYKIPTVFFEPDDTPMWDAEDDMQGLAQSVFHIFEDEDDDIGQTENQTVPNLNAEKFYKVLEDAKKELYPGCKFSVLSFIVRLFHSKCVRKCNEKGFSMILGTIREAFPHSSIPNSLYELRKVIRGLGLGYEKIDACPNDCELTTQADNDGDYEGKKSRTKDGILRHPADSPAWKTFDYQNSEFAKEPRNVRLGLASDGFNPLGNMGVSHSTWPDTGVNTYDASNKSNFTLRAGLIWTVSDFPGYANLSRWSTKGKLACPACHKLTRSIRLSNSQKDIFMAHRRWLELLHAFRMDKDSFDGTKEHEGRLRCLTREHVLAELKDGKTKDHLRRRDLEEMGIRHELHQQPLSNGKVYLPYACFLMDKKEKETFCDVPKSVKVPDGYAANISRCIQGKPPKITGLKSHDNHILMLQLLPVAIRNILPKHVRSVIMKLCWYYRKLCSKVLKPTDIFKMEKDIGKILCDLERIFSPSFFDVMIHLTVHQASEARLGGSVHYHWMYPIERYLASDVETIHNKTSRNHDDGGDETILPIFCMAGGPIGTTNVVKLGYDILAIAHSHVLFNCSKIDFLRIEHLNILSHQNQNKRKRDIQRLHSQEFEEWLSDYVDEDMASCGDNRITSDIKTSAIGPNEVVKKYKGYIINGFRFHIKDVEKYRTTQNSGVILQALTSSFSSARDNDPIVGDVTYYCVLNDIIELRYGDDKKIVLFHCDWISSGSRIKVDENGFTTLDFRGLKQTKEPYILASQAQQVFYVADPARKDWKVVIKTTPRDNFDMDEQICIDDVETHFHSDTLMGPQLVENENIDMVRDDLNGNIVDDDTLVAATDKNQIDDHDAS, via the exons ATGGACTCGACTTGGATGTCCTTATGTAGATCTTCCCCTGCATATAAAAAAGGACTTGACAAATTTATAGAACGTATTTTCTCTaaaaagggaaaagatggtcatatATATTATCCGTGCATACATTGCGGTAATCAAAAATGGGTTGATCGGGTCCAGGCTAAAACATATTTGCTATGTGACGGGTTTTTCGAAGGTTATAAAATTCCAACTGTGTTTTTCGAACCAGATGATACACCAATGTGGGATGCTGAAGATGATATGCAAGGATTGGCCCAATCCGtcttccatatttttgaagatgaagatgatgatatcgGACAAACTGAAAATCAGACTGTACCAAACTTAAATGCTGAAAAGTTTTATAAAGTATTGGAAGATGCAAAGAAAGAATTATATCCCGGCTGTAAGTTCTCTGTTCTTTCGTTCATTGTTAGACTCTTCCATTCAAAGTGTGTTAGAAAATGTAATGAAAAAGGATTCAGCATGATTCTTGGCACAATTAGGGAAGCCTTCCCTCATTCTTCCATACCGAATTCATTGTATGAATTAAGGAAGGTAATAAGAGGTTTGGGTCTTGGTTATGAGAAAATTGATGCTTGTCCAAATGATT GTGAGTTAACCACACAAGCTGATAATGATGGTGATTATGAAGGTAAGAAG AGTCGTACGAAAGATGGTATATTAAGACATCCAGCAGATTCACCAGCCTGGAAAACATTCGATTATCAGAATAGTGAATTTGCTAAAGAACCTCGTAATGTGAGGCTTGGTTTGGCGAGTGATGGGTTTAACCCTTTAGGAAACATGGGTGTTTCACATAGTACATGGCCT GATACTGGAGTTAATACTTATGACGCATCAAATAAGAGTAACTTCACACTGCGTGCTGGTTTGATATGGACGGTAAGTGACTTTCCTGGTTATGCAAATTTATCGCGTTGGAGCACTAAAGGTAAATTAGCTTGTCCTGCATGCCATAAGCTAACCAGGTCAATACGGTTATCAAACTCCCAAAAAGATATCTTCATGGCACATCGTCGCTGGTTGGAATTGTTGCATGCTTTCCGTATGGATAAAGATTCTTTTGATGGCACGAAAGAACATGAAGGGCGACTGCGTTGCTTAACAAGGGAACACGTGCTTGCAGAGCTGAAAG ATGGAAAGACCAAGGATCATTTAAGACGTCGTGATTTGGAAGAAATGGGTATTAGACATGAACTTCATCAACAACCTTTATCAAATGGCAAAGTGTATTTGCCTTATGCATGTTTCTTAATGGATAAAAAAGAGAAAGAAACATTTTGTGATGTGCCTAAAAGTGTGAAAGTGCCAGATGGTTATGCAGCTAATATTTCTAGGTGCATTCAGGGAAAACCTCCAAAAATTACAGGCCTAAAAAGTCACGATAATCATATTTTGATGCTGCAGTTGCTTCCCGTGGCCATAAGAAATATTTTACCTAAGCATGTGCGTTCTGTTATCATGAAGTTATGTTGGTACTACAGAAAATTATGCTCAAAAGTTCTTAAACCTACTGATATATTTAAAATGGAAAAAGATATTGGAAAaatactttgtgatttagaaaggaTTTTTTCACCATCATTTTTTGACGTCATGATTCATCTAACGGTTCATCAAGCTTCAGAGGCCAGATTAGGGGGGTCTGTTCATTACCATTGGATGTATCCAATCGAGAG GTATTTAG CCAGTGATGTCGAGACCATACATAATAAGACTAGCCGAaatcatgatgatggtggtgatgagacTATTTTACCAATATTTTGTATGGCTGGTGGACCAATTGGTACAACAAACGTAGTAAAACTCGGCTATGACATTTTGGCTATTGCACACTCACATGTGTTGTTCAATTGTAGTAAAATAGATTTCTTACGAAT AGAGCATCTGAATATTCTTAGTCATCAAAATCAGAATAAACGTAAGCGTGACATTCAACGTTTACATAGTCAGGAGTTTGAGGAGTGGTTGTCTGATTAC GTTGATGAGGACATGGCTAGTTGTGGGGATAACAGAATAACAAGTGATATAAAGACATCGGCAATCGGTCCAAACGAGGTTGTAAAGAAATATAAGGGATATATCATAAATGGTTTCCGATTTCACATTAAAGATGTAGAGAAGTATAGGACAACACAAAATAGCGGAGTTATACTTCAGGCTCTAACAAGTAGCTTCTCAAGTGCTAGAGATAACGATCCTATTGTGGGAGATGTAACTTACTACTGTGTTTTAAATGATATAATCGAGTTACGGTATGGTGATGACAAGAAAATAGTTTTGTTCCATTGTGATTGGATATCAAGTGGTTCCAGGATAAAAGTTGATGAGAATGGGTTTACGACACTCGATTTTCGAGGTCTAAAGCAAACTAAAGAGCCTTATATCCTAGCTTCGCAAGCACAACAAGTATTCTATGTTGCAGATCCTGCTCGTAAAGATTGGAAAGTTGTGATCAAGACAACTCCTAGAGATAATTTTGACATGGATGAACAAATTTGTATCGATGATGTAGAAACACATTTCCATAGTGACACACTGATGGGTCCTCAACTTGTAGAAAATGAGAATATTGACATGGTTAGAGACGATTTGAATGGGAATATTGTTGACGATGATACTTTAGTTGCTGCTACAGATAAAAATCAAATTGATGATCATGATGCTTCATGA